In one Rhizobium lentis genomic region, the following are encoded:
- a CDS encoding SDR family oxidoreductase, which produces MSLSGSGEAKIALVTGGGTGVGRAMSRALGTAGYKVVISGRRADVLEKAAAELGAETGAEFFAVRADVGDPASVRALFDAISDKYGRLDLLVNNAGVTVPGVPLEEVSFEQWSAIVAANLTGAFLCTQQAFRLMKNQTPRGGRIINNGSVSATTPRPNSAPYTATKHAITGLTKSTALDGREFDIACGQIDIGNAASDMTTKIAAGVLQANGSIAAEATIDPAHIADAVVYMAGLPLSANVLTMTVMATKMPFVGRG; this is translated from the coding sequence ATGAGCCTATCGGGCAGCGGAGAAGCGAAGATTGCGCTTGTCACCGGCGGCGGCACAGGCGTCGGGCGGGCTATGTCGCGGGCGCTCGGCACAGCCGGCTATAAGGTGGTCATTTCAGGGCGGCGGGCCGACGTGCTTGAAAAGGCAGCAGCAGAACTCGGCGCCGAGACGGGTGCGGAATTCTTCGCGGTTCGCGCCGATGTCGGCGATCCCGCTTCGGTGCGCGCCCTCTTCGATGCGATCTCGGACAAATACGGAAGGCTCGACCTCCTGGTCAACAATGCCGGCGTCACCGTGCCGGGCGTGCCCCTCGAAGAGGTTTCCTTCGAACAGTGGAGCGCCATCGTCGCCGCCAATCTGACGGGCGCCTTCCTCTGCACCCAGCAGGCCTTCCGGCTGATGAAGAACCAGACCCCGCGCGGTGGGCGCATCATCAACAACGGCTCCGTCTCCGCCACGACGCCTCGTCCGAATTCCGCGCCTTACACGGCGACCAAGCACGCCATTACGGGGCTGACGAAATCCACCGCTCTCGACGGGCGCGAATTCGACATCGCCTGCGGCCAGATCGATATCGGCAATGCCGCAAGCGACATGACGACGAAGATCGCCGCCGGCGTGCTGCAGGCAAATGGCAGCATCGCCGCGGAGGCGACGATCGACCCTGCGCACATCGCCGATGCGGTCGTCTACATGGCGGGCCTGCCGCTCAGTGCCAACGTGCTGACAATGACCGTGATGGCGACAAAAATGCCTTTCGTCGGGCGGGGGTGA
- a CDS encoding ABC transporter ATP-binding protein, translating into MANVQFEDVRKSFGAHPVIKGVDIDIADGEFVILVGPSGCGKSTLLRMLAGLENISGGEIKIGGRVVNTLPPKDRDIAMVFQNYALYPHMTVEQNMGFSLMLNKAPKAEAEKRVKYAAGILGLDKLLDRYPRQLSGGQRQRVAMGRAIVRNPEVFLFDEPLSNLDAKLRVAMRAEIKELHQRLKTTTVYVTHDQIEAMTMADKIVVMHDGIVEQIGSPLELYDRPANLFVGGFIGSPAMNMIHGRLDPENPSEFVAVNGTRLPVANPPESAKGRDLVYGLRPEYISLDPNGLPAEIVVIEPTGYETHLTVRLGGSEVSCVFRERVDARPGEAIRVAIDAKHVHLFDAEGGRRLTD; encoded by the coding sequence ATGGCAAACGTTCAATTCGAAGACGTCCGAAAATCATTCGGTGCGCATCCTGTCATCAAGGGGGTGGACATCGATATTGCCGACGGGGAATTCGTCATCCTGGTCGGCCCCTCGGGTTGCGGTAAGTCCACTCTTCTGAGGATGCTGGCCGGGCTCGAGAATATTTCCGGCGGCGAGATCAAGATCGGCGGGCGTGTCGTCAACACGCTGCCGCCGAAGGACCGCGACATCGCCATGGTGTTCCAGAATTATGCGCTTTATCCGCACATGACGGTGGAGCAGAACATGGGCTTTTCGCTCATGCTCAACAAGGCGCCGAAGGCCGAAGCGGAGAAGCGGGTCAAATATGCCGCCGGGATCCTCGGTCTCGACAAGCTGCTCGATCGCTATCCACGCCAGCTTTCCGGCGGCCAGCGCCAGCGCGTCGCCATGGGCCGGGCCATCGTGCGCAACCCGGAGGTCTTCCTGTTCGACGAGCCGCTCTCCAACCTCGATGCCAAGCTGCGCGTCGCCATGCGCGCCGAGATCAAGGAGCTGCACCAGCGCCTGAAAACGACGACCGTCTACGTCACCCATGACCAGATCGAGGCGATGACGATGGCCGACAAGATCGTCGTCATGCATGACGGCATCGTCGAGCAGATCGGCAGCCCGCTCGAGCTTTACGACCGTCCCGCCAATCTCTTCGTCGGCGGCTTCATCGGCTCGCCGGCGATGAACATGATCCACGGCAGGCTCGATCCGGAAAACCCCAGCGAGTTCGTTGCAGTGAACGGCACGCGGCTGCCCGTCGCCAATCCGCCGGAAAGCGCCAAAGGCCGCGACCTCGTCTACGGGCTGCGACCCGAATATATCTCGCTCGATCCCAACGGGCTGCCGGCCGAAATCGTGGTGATCGAACCGACTGGCTATGAGACGCATCTGACTGTCCGCCTCGGCGGCAGCGAGGTCAGCTGCGTCTTCCGCGAACGTGTCGACGCCCGCCCGGGCGAAGCCATTCGCGTGGCGATCGACGCCAAGCATGTTCATCTCTTCGATGCCGAAGGCGGCAGGAGATTGACAGACTGA
- a CDS encoding ABC transporter substrate-binding protein has protein sequence MTIKRREFLAASAAVAGVAGLGIKPSFAQAEPTYTPESGASLRLLRWTPFVKGDEDAWIANTKKFTEATGVEVRIDKESWEDIRPKAAVAANVGSGPDLIMCWFDDAHQYPDKLVDLTELGNYLGDKYEGWYDGVKGYATRDDKFIAMPLTTIGNAVVYRDSHVKAAGFNEFPNDTAGFLELCKAMKAKGTPAGFPHGKAVGDGNNYAHWLLWSHGGKMVDESGAVTINSPETLASINYAKELYATFIPGTESWQDVNNNRAFLAGQVSLIANGVSVYYTAKNDPKLAEIAKDMRTTNFPIGPVGKSVELFQTSSLLLFKHTKYPEAAKAYIKFMMEADQMNAWIQGSSAYCCQPLKAFAKNPVWTADPVHAPYARASEKLRPNGYAGPLGYASAATMADYVLVDMYAAAVTGQKSPEDAMKEAERRANRYYRV, from the coding sequence ATGACGATTAAGAGACGTGAATTTCTTGCCGCATCGGCAGCCGTTGCCGGTGTCGCCGGCCTCGGCATCAAGCCATCCTTTGCGCAGGCAGAACCGACCTACACGCCGGAAAGCGGCGCGAGCCTGCGGCTACTCCGCTGGACGCCTTTCGTGAAGGGCGATGAGGATGCCTGGATCGCCAATACCAAGAAATTCACCGAAGCGACCGGTGTCGAAGTGCGCATCGACAAGGAGAGCTGGGAAGACATCCGTCCGAAGGCGGCCGTTGCGGCCAATGTCGGCTCCGGCCCCGATCTGATCATGTGCTGGTTCGACGACGCGCATCAATATCCGGACAAGCTGGTCGATCTCACCGAACTTGGCAACTATCTCGGTGACAAGTACGAGGGTTGGTATGACGGCGTGAAGGGCTATGCCACACGCGACGACAAGTTCATCGCCATGCCGCTGACGACGATCGGCAATGCCGTCGTCTATCGCGACAGCCACGTGAAGGCCGCCGGTTTCAACGAATTCCCGAACGATACGGCAGGCTTCCTCGAGCTTTGCAAGGCCATGAAGGCAAAGGGCACTCCCGCCGGCTTCCCGCACGGCAAGGCAGTCGGCGACGGCAACAACTACGCCCATTGGCTGCTCTGGAGCCACGGCGGCAAAATGGTCGATGAAAGCGGCGCGGTGACGATCAACAGCCCCGAGACGCTCGCCTCGATCAACTATGCCAAGGAGCTCTACGCGACCTTCATTCCGGGCACGGAAAGCTGGCAGGACGTCAACAACAACCGCGCCTTCCTCGCCGGTCAGGTATCGCTGATCGCCAACGGCGTTTCGGTCTACTACACCGCCAAGAACGACCCGAAGCTAGCCGAGATCGCCAAGGACATGCGTACGACGAACTTCCCAATCGGGCCCGTCGGCAAGAGCGTCGAGCTCTTCCAGACAAGTTCGCTGCTGCTCTTCAAGCACACGAAATATCCGGAAGCGGCCAAGGCCTACATAAAGTTCATGATGGAAGCCGATCAGATGAATGCCTGGATCCAGGGCTCCAGCGCCTATTGCTGCCAGCCGCTCAAGGCCTTCGCCAAGAACCCGGTCTGGACCGCCGATCCGGTCCACGCGCCCTATGCGCGCGCCTCAGAAAAGCTGCGCCCGAATGGCTATGCCGGCCCGCTCGGTTACGCCTCGGCAGCGACCATGGCCGACTATGTGCTGGTCGACATGTATGCAGCTGCCGTCACCGGCCAGAAGTCGCCCGAGGACGCGATGAAGGAAGCCGAACGCCGGGCGAACCGCTACTACCGCGTCTGA
- a CDS encoding carbohydrate ABC transporter permease, whose protein sequence is MSTLKSGDTRGPSLMQNNNVLGFLFMLPAAVFLVCFLTYPLGLGVWLGFTDTRIGRDGIFIGLENYQFLADDAVFWLSVFNTILYTVIASALKFALGLWLALLLNQHLPFKSFFRAIVLLPWVVPTVLSALAFWWIYDSQFSIVSWSLMKLGLISGPINFLGDPTNARISVIVANVWRGIPFVAISLLAGLQTIPASLQEAASLDGATSWQRFRYVTLPMLTPIIAVVMTFSVLFTFTDFQLIYVLTKGGPVNATHLMATLSFQRGIPGGQLGEGAAIAVAMIPFLLGAIMFSFFGLQRRKWQQGGQD, encoded by the coding sequence ATGTCGACCTTGAAATCCGGGGACACGCGCGGCCCCTCGCTGATGCAGAACAACAATGTGCTCGGCTTCCTCTTCATGCTGCCGGCCGCCGTGTTTCTCGTCTGCTTTCTCACCTATCCCCTGGGGCTCGGCGTCTGGCTTGGCTTTACCGACACCCGGATCGGTCGGGACGGCATCTTCATCGGTTTGGAGAACTATCAGTTCCTCGCAGACGACGCGGTCTTCTGGCTGTCGGTCTTCAACACCATTCTCTACACAGTCATCGCCTCGGCGCTGAAATTCGCGCTCGGCCTCTGGCTGGCGCTGCTCCTGAACCAGCACCTTCCGTTCAAATCCTTCTTCCGGGCGATCGTGCTCTTGCCCTGGGTCGTGCCGACGGTGCTTTCGGCGCTGGCCTTCTGGTGGATCTACGATTCCCAGTTCTCGATCGTCTCCTGGTCGCTGATGAAGCTGGGGCTGATCAGCGGGCCGATCAACTTCCTCGGCGATCCCACCAATGCACGCATATCGGTCATCGTCGCCAATGTCTGGCGCGGCATTCCCTTCGTCGCGATCTCGCTGCTCGCCGGCCTGCAGACCATCCCGGCCTCGCTGCAGGAGGCGGCCTCGCTCGATGGCGCCACGAGCTGGCAGCGCTTCCGCTATGTGACGCTGCCGATGCTGACGCCGATCATCGCCGTTGTCATGACCTTCTCGGTGCTCTTCACCTTTACGGATTTCCAGCTGATCTACGTGCTGACAAAGGGCGGGCCGGTCAACGCCACGCATCTGATGGCCACACTCTCCTTCCAGCGCGGCATTCCGGGCGGCCAGCTCGGCGAGGGGGCGGCCATCGCCGTTGCCATGATACCCTTCCTGCTCGGCGCCATCATGTTCAGCTTCTTCGGCCTGCAACGCCGCAAATGGCAGCAGGGCGGCCAGGATTAA
- a CDS encoding carbohydrate ABC transporter permease — protein MSTNLKTADQVLTDNAEGMSYLNRLPRRVVMLYLPMAVFVFVLLFPFYWMAITAVKPNEQLTDYNNYSPFWVVGPTLDHIKYLFLETSYPGWLWNTMLVAVGSTALSLVASVFGAYAIERVRFTGSRQIGLVIFLAYLIPPSILFIPLAFIVFKLGIYDSRLALIFTYPTFLIPFCTWLLMGYFRSIPFELEESALVDGANRWQILVKIILPLAVPGLISAGIFAFTLSWNEFIYALTFIQSSENKTIPVGVLTELVRGDVFEWGSLMAGALFGSLPVVILYSFFVDYYVSSMTGAVKE, from the coding sequence ATGTCGACCAATCTCAAAACGGCCGATCAGGTCCTGACCGACAATGCCGAGGGCATGAGCTATCTCAACCGCCTGCCGCGGCGCGTGGTGATGCTCTACCTGCCGATGGCGGTCTTCGTCTTTGTGCTGCTCTTTCCCTTCTACTGGATGGCGATCACCGCCGTGAAGCCGAACGAGCAGCTGACGGACTACAATAATTACAGCCCGTTCTGGGTGGTGGGGCCGACGCTCGACCACATCAAGTACCTGTTCCTCGAAACGTCCTATCCCGGCTGGCTGTGGAATACGATGCTGGTGGCTGTGGGGTCGACGGCACTGTCGCTGGTGGCCTCGGTGTTCGGCGCATATGCGATCGAGCGCGTGCGCTTCACCGGCTCGCGGCAGATCGGCCTCGTCATCTTCCTCGCCTATCTCATTCCGCCGTCGATCCTCTTCATCCCGCTCGCCTTCATCGTCTTCAAGCTTGGGATCTACGACTCGCGCCTGGCGCTGATCTTCACCTATCCGACTTTCCTCATTCCCTTCTGCACCTGGCTGCTGATGGGCTATTTTCGCTCGATCCCCTTCGAACTGGAGGAAAGCGCGCTGGTGGACGGCGCCAACCGCTGGCAAATTCTTGTCAAGATCATCCTGCCGCTTGCCGTGCCTGGCCTGATCTCGGCCGGCATCTTCGCCTTCACGCTCTCCTGGAACGAATTCATCTACGCGCTGACATTCATCCAGTCCTCGGAGAACAAGACCATCCCGGTCGGCGTCCTCACCGAGCTGGTGCGCGGCGACGTCTTCGAATGGGGATCGCTGATGGCGGGCGCGCTGTTCGGCTCGCTGCCAGTCGTCATCCTCTATTCCTTTTTCGTCGATTACTACGTGTCCTCGATGACGGGCGCGGTGAAGGAGTAG
- a CDS encoding metal ABC transporter substrate-binding protein produces the protein MLDKVRRSVLTGMMGAAFAAMLMVMPASAQEKFKVVTTFTVIADIAQNVAGDAAIVESITKPGAEIHNYQPTPGDIQRAQGAKLILWNGLNLERWFEKFLQNLKDVPEVVVSTGVEPMGIAEGPYEGKPNPHAWMSPAAALIYVDNIRDAFVKYDPTNAETYKANAEAYKEKIKATVDPIKSRLAAVPEAKRWLVSSEGAFSYLARDFGLKELYLWPINADQQGTPQQVRKVIDAVRKNGITVVFSESTISSKPAEQVARETGAKYGGVLYVDSLSEADGPVPTYLDLLKVTSDTIARGLASSS, from the coding sequence ATGCTCGATAAGGTACGACGGTCGGTCCTGACCGGGATGATGGGAGCGGCGTTCGCGGCGATGCTCATGGTCATGCCGGCATCGGCGCAGGAAAAGTTCAAAGTAGTGACGACCTTCACCGTTATCGCCGACATCGCGCAGAATGTCGCGGGTGACGCGGCGATCGTCGAGTCCATCACCAAGCCGGGCGCCGAGATTCACAATTACCAGCCGACGCCGGGCGATATCCAGCGCGCCCAGGGCGCGAAGCTCATCCTCTGGAACGGGCTCAATCTCGAGCGCTGGTTCGAGAAATTCCTCCAGAACCTGAAGGATGTGCCTGAAGTGGTCGTCTCGACAGGCGTCGAACCGATGGGCATTGCCGAGGGACCCTATGAGGGCAAGCCGAACCCCCACGCCTGGATGTCGCCGGCGGCGGCGCTGATCTATGTCGACAATATCCGCGATGCCTTCGTGAAGTACGATCCCACCAATGCCGAGACCTACAAGGCCAATGCCGAGGCCTACAAGGAGAAGATCAAGGCGACTGTCGACCCCATCAAGTCGCGGCTTGCCGCCGTGCCCGAGGCCAAGCGGTGGCTGGTATCGAGCGAAGGCGCCTTTTCTTATCTCGCCCGCGATTTCGGCTTGAAGGAACTGTATCTGTGGCCGATCAATGCCGATCAGCAGGGCACGCCGCAGCAGGTGCGCAAGGTGATCGACGCCGTCCGCAAGAACGGCATCACGGTCGTGTTCTCCGAGAGCACGATCTCTTCCAAGCCCGCCGAACAGGTGGCGCGTGAGACGGGCGCCAAATATGGCGGCGTTCTTTACGTCGACTCGCTGAGTGAGGCCGACGGTCCGGTTCCGACCTATCTCGATCTCCTCAAGGTCACGTCGGACACCATCGCCAGGGGCCTGGCGTCCTCGTCCTGA